The following proteins are co-located in the Sulfitobacter guttiformis genome:
- the aroC gene encoding chorismate synthase — MSMNSFGHLFRVTTWGESHGPALGATVDGCPPGVEVTPEMIQHWLDKRKPGQNKYTTQRREADEVRILSGTFEGVTTGTPIQLMIENTDQRSKDYGDIKDKFRPGHADITYFQKYGVRDYRGGGRSSARETASRVAAGGLAREAIKAIAPNVQITGYMVQMGPNKINRDAFDWDQIAQNPFWVPDAQAATDWSAYLDDLRKSGSSVGAIIEVTARGVPAGIGAPVYAKLDTDLAAAMMSINAVKGVEIGEGMSAAMLTGELNADEIFMGDDGQPRYSSNHSGGILGGISTGQDIVVRFAVKPTSSILTTRKTITKQGEETEIITKGRHDPCVGIRAVPVGEAMMACVILDHLLLHRGQIGTNRGHIG; from the coding sequence ATGTCGATGAACAGCTTTGGCCATCTTTTCCGCGTGACCACTTGGGGCGAAAGCCACGGCCCTGCATTGGGGGCAACTGTCGATGGCTGCCCTCCTGGCGTCGAGGTCACGCCTGAAATGATCCAGCACTGGCTCGACAAGCGCAAACCAGGCCAGAACAAATACACTACTCAGCGCCGTGAGGCAGACGAGGTACGGATTCTGTCCGGTACCTTCGAGGGCGTCACGACCGGCACACCAATCCAACTAATGATCGAGAACACCGATCAACGCTCCAAGGACTATGGCGACATCAAGGATAAGTTTCGCCCCGGTCATGCCGATATTACCTATTTCCAGAAATACGGTGTGCGGGATTATCGCGGCGGCGGGCGTTCCTCGGCGCGCGAAACGGCTAGCCGCGTAGCCGCAGGCGGTCTGGCCCGTGAGGCGATCAAAGCGATTGCCCCGAATGTCCAGATCACAGGCTACATGGTGCAAATGGGCCCTAACAAGATCAACCGCGATGCCTTTGACTGGGACCAGATTGCGCAAAACCCGTTTTGGGTACCCGATGCGCAGGCCGCGACCGATTGGTCAGCCTATCTCGATGATCTGCGTAAATCAGGGTCCTCTGTAGGTGCGATAATCGAAGTCACCGCACGCGGCGTACCGGCAGGGATCGGCGCGCCAGTCTACGCCAAACTCGATACCGATCTAGCCGCCGCAATGATGAGCATCAACGCCGTCAAGGGCGTCGAGATTGGCGAGGGCATGTCCGCCGCGATGCTAACCGGAGAGCTTAACGCAGACGAAATCTTCATGGGGGATGACGGTCAGCCGCGCTATTCCTCCAACCACTCTGGCGGGATTTTGGGCGGGATCAGTACAGGTCAGGACATTGTTGTCCGCTTTGCGGTCAAGCCCACCTCGTCAATCCTCACCACCCGTAAGACAATCACGAAACAGGGCGAGGAAACCGAGATTATTACTAAAGGTCGCCATGACCCCTGTGTTGGTATTCGCGCCGTGCCTGTGGGCGAAGCGATGATGGCTTGTGTTATTCTTGACCACCTTCTGCTGCACCGCGGCCAGATTGGTACAAATCGCGGGCACATCGGTTAG
- a CDS encoding MarR family winged helix-turn-helix transcriptional regulator yields the protein MDRRTSSPSSGEALLFLTDEQLRQGIEAMFFAYRGFTADPDRILADMAYGRAHHRAIHFIGRAPSTTVNNLLNILGVTKQSLNRVLRTLIADGLVESKVGRVDKRERHLNLTQAGRTLEQTLSDAQRARMRAAFRDAGPDAVAGFRTVLEAMMDIEMRSAYGRLKDSTS from the coding sequence ATGGACAGGCGCACATCCAGCCCCTCAAGCGGCGAGGCCCTGCTGTTTCTGACCGACGAACAACTGCGTCAGGGTATCGAGGCAATGTTCTTTGCCTATCGGGGTTTCACTGCAGATCCAGACCGCATTCTTGCCGATATGGCCTATGGGCGCGCCCATCACCGCGCCATCCATTTTATCGGGCGGGCGCCAAGCACTACCGTTAACAACCTGCTGAATATCCTTGGCGTTACAAAACAATCGCTGAACCGTGTATTGCGCACGCTGATTGCGGATGGTCTGGTAGAAAGCAAGGTTGGCCGCGTGGACAAACGCGAGCGGCACCTGAATCTGACACAGGCAGGACGCACATTGGAACAGACACTCTCGGATGCACAACGTGCCCGCATGCGCGCCGCCTTTCGCGATGCAGGACCCGACGCCGTTGCAGGCTTTCGCACTGTCCTCGAAGCGATGATGGACATCGAAATGCGCTCTGCATACGGCCGCTTGAAAGACAGCACGTCATGA
- a CDS encoding FMN-binding negative transcriptional regulator codes for MHPNPVFRDIGSAQNIAFARNRGFGVLVVNGEGGPHISHIPFLLNDDGTAAELHLVRSNPIVRIGEGVHQATLLVSGPDSYVSPDWYGVAEQVPTWNYIAVHLTGKLEQLPQEVMHEMLDRQTAAYEAQLLPKTPWTTAKMSPEVLDRMMRMIVPFRFTLTAVDGTWKLGQNKPDKARKSAAQEMVAGGIGSEVETLAAMMRDLDHG; via the coding sequence ATGCATCCCAATCCGGTGTTTCGTGATATTGGTAGCGCACAGAATATTGCGTTTGCGCGCAATCGCGGCTTCGGCGTTCTTGTGGTGAACGGCGAGGGAGGCCCGCATATTAGCCACATCCCGTTTTTATTGAACGATGACGGGACGGCGGCGGAGCTGCACTTGGTACGCTCCAACCCGATCGTGCGGATAGGCGAGGGCGTGCATCAGGCAACATTACTCGTATCGGGGCCAGACAGCTATGTTTCGCCAGACTGGTACGGCGTTGCCGAACAGGTGCCCACATGGAATTATATTGCGGTGCATCTCACCGGCAAGCTGGAGCAGCTACCGCAGGAGGTCATGCACGAGATGCTTGACCGCCAAACAGCGGCTTACGAAGCACAATTGTTGCCAAAAACCCCTTGGACGACGGCCAAGATGTCGCCGGAAGTTTTAGACAGGATGATGCGGATGATTGTGCCGTTCCGGTTTACGCTGACCGCAGTCGACGGCACTTGGAAGCTTGGCCAGAATAAGCCTGATAAGGCGCGCAAAAGTGCTGCCCAAGAAATGGTGGCAGGCGGGATCGGCAGCGAGGTCGAGACTCTGGCCGCCATGATGCGCGACCTTGATCATGGCTAA
- a CDS encoding DM13 domain-containing protein translates to MDVEKDGAYVRGTSVGALNSVKGDQSFIVPALVNVDGLNEIYIWWDQFAVPLGVALLK, encoded by the coding sequence GTGGACGTCGAAAAAGATGGCGCGTATGTCAGGGGCACCAGTGTCGGTGCTCTCAACTCCGTCAAAGGCGATCAAAGTTTTATCGTGCCCGCATTGGTTAACGTAGACGGCCTCAACGAGATCTACATCTGGTGGGACCAATTCGCCGTGCCCCTCGGTGTTGCGTTACTGAAATAA
- a CDS encoding cyclase family protein, giving the protein MTFTKLTALCVGLTLGAGAAFADCTSTSQWGAEDTLGSANLVTPERTLAAASLIKQGKSMPLGIAIGPNTPAFPPRSLNLQIVQPNQQGGQKLSGFGYEGNYNDDILQTWIGIGSQLDGLGHLGEGGHYYNCLDEKEISAITGLTKLGTHAVPPLVGRAVILDMAANAGVDVMPAGAHFGEAEIKAAAEAQGVTMGEGDIILFHTGWTEGMIESDPAAWGSTEPGLSNEGAVYIASLNPMAVGADTWGLEPIPPAPGDKVFYGHVTLLKENGIYILETMNVGPLLREGVNEFMFVLGQPRIIGTVQAMINPVALY; this is encoded by the coding sequence ATGACTTTTACGAAACTTACGGCCCTGTGTGTCGGGCTCACGCTTGGTGCTGGGGCCGCATTTGCAGACTGCACCTCGACCAGCCAGTGGGGGGCGGAGGACACCCTCGGCTCTGCAAATCTGGTCACCCCCGAGCGCACGCTGGCCGCCGCATCATTGATCAAACAAGGCAAATCCATGCCGCTGGGTATTGCGATCGGGCCGAACACACCGGCATTTCCGCCCCGCTCGCTCAACCTGCAAATTGTACAGCCGAACCAGCAAGGTGGGCAAAAGCTGTCCGGCTTCGGCTATGAAGGCAATTACAATGATGACATCCTGCAAACCTGGATAGGGATCGGCTCGCAACTTGACGGATTAGGGCACCTTGGCGAAGGCGGGCATTACTACAACTGCCTCGACGAAAAAGAGATCAGCGCCATCACCGGTCTGACCAAGCTTGGTACACATGCCGTGCCGCCACTGGTCGGCCGTGCCGTAATCCTCGATATGGCAGCCAATGCGGGTGTCGACGTGATGCCCGCAGGAGCGCACTTTGGAGAGGCCGAGATCAAAGCCGCCGCTGAGGCACAGGGCGTGACCATGGGCGAAGGTGACATCATCCTGTTCCACACCGGCTGGACCGAAGGTATGATTGAAAGTGATCCGGCTGCATGGGGAAGCACAGAACCGGGCCTGAGCAACGAAGGCGCCGTCTACATTGCTTCGCTAAACCCGATGGCGGTTGGCGCGGACACTTGGGGTCTCGAACCGATCCCGCCTGCTCCGGGTGACAAAGTGTTCTATGGCCATGTTACCCTTCTGAAGGAAAACGGGATCTACATTCTGGAAACGATGAATGTAGGTCCGCTTTTGCGTGAAGGAGTGAACGAGTTTATGTTTGTTCTAGGCCAACCCCGCATCATAGGAACAGTACAGGCGATGATAAATCCGGTAGCACTCTATTAA
- a CDS encoding thiamine ABC transporter ATP-binding protein — protein MLRLEDALIAQGDFLLRADLTLEAGRKYAVIGPSGAGKSTLLAALCGFVPLTSGRMLFEGEDITDAAPGARAMTMLFQDNNLFPHLSVAQNVGLGMRPDLRLTAEQRQVVETALERVELAQFAGVKPGLLSGGQQSRVALARVLVQAQPLVLLDEPFAALGPALRNEMLDLVQEMVMQTGAAMVMVTHAPEDVRRIADEVIFVEGGRANSPRPVADLMDNPPPELRAYLG, from the coding sequence ATGCTGAGGCTTGAGGATGCGCTGATTGCGCAAGGCGATTTTTTGCTGAGGGCTGATCTGACGCTGGAGGCGGGGCGAAAGTATGCTGTCATTGGGCCCTCTGGCGCTGGAAAATCCACGCTGCTTGCAGCGCTGTGCGGCTTTGTGCCGCTGACCTCGGGGCGCATGTTGTTCGAGGGCGAGGATATCACTGATGCTGCCCCTGGTGCGCGCGCCATGACGATGTTGTTTCAGGACAACAATCTGTTCCCGCATCTCAGCGTTGCGCAGAATGTCGGACTGGGAATGCGGCCTGATCTGCGGCTCACGGCTGAGCAACGTCAGGTGGTCGAGACTGCTTTGGAGCGTGTGGAACTGGCGCAGTTCGCGGGTGTTAAACCTGGACTGCTTTCAGGAGGACAGCAGAGTCGTGTGGCGCTGGCGCGTGTGCTGGTTCAGGCGCAACCGCTGGTGCTGCTCGATGAGCCGTTTGCGGCGCTGGGACCGGCGTTGCGCAATGAGATGCTGGATCTGGTGCAAGAAATGGTGATGCAGACGGGGGCGGCAATGGTCATGGTGACCCATGCACCCGAAGATGTGCGGCGCATCGCGGACGAAGTAATTTTTGTCGAGGGTGGTCGCGCAAACAGTCCGCGTCCAGTGGCAGATCTGATGGACAATCCACCACCGGAATTGCGGGCCTATCTGGGCTAG
- the cobO gene encoding cob(I)yrinic acid a,c-diamide adenosyltransferase, with amino-acid sequence MTDTTDHKTKMQERQTEQRKRVSELKDPEKGLVLVHTGAGKGKSSSAFGVIVRALGWKQKVGVVQFIKGKWKTGERQFFDRLGEVTWHTMGEGFTWDTQDKDRDIAAAQAAFAKGREMMESGEYDLIVMDEINIAMRYDYLSVADVLAGLEARDKRTGVILTGRDAKPELCDYADLVTEMTEVKHPFKAGIKAQRGVDY; translated from the coding sequence ATGACCGACACCACAGACCACAAAACTAAAATGCAAGAACGTCAAACCGAACAACGCAAACGCGTGTCCGAGTTGAAAGACCCTGAAAAGGGGCTGGTTCTTGTCCATACCGGCGCAGGAAAGGGTAAATCCTCGTCCGCATTTGGCGTGATTGTACGTGCGCTGGGCTGGAAACAGAAAGTAGGCGTTGTGCAGTTCATCAAAGGCAAATGGAAAACCGGCGAGCGCCAGTTTTTCGACCGTCTGGGCGAGGTCACATGGCACACAATGGGGGAAGGTTTCACGTGGGATACCCAAGATAAGGACCGCGACATTGCAGCCGCCCAAGCGGCCTTTGCCAAAGGGCGCGAGATGATGGAAAGCGGTGAATACGACCTTATCGTCATGGACGAGATCAACATCGCGATGCGGTATGACTACCTTTCGGTTGCTGATGTCCTCGCAGGACTTGAGGCGCGGGACAAGCGAACAGGCGTTATACTGACCGGTCGTGACGCCAAACCGGAGCTCTGCGATTATGCCGATCTGGTCACAGAGATGACCGAGGTAAAGCACCCGTTCAAGGCAGGGATTAAGGCGCAGCGCGGTGTGGATTACTAA
- a CDS encoding thiamine/thiamine pyrophosphate ABC transporter permease ThiP translates to MAQSAVAVTGASISPKSGFSAALIVLSLILLALAAVASRAELGVGLGPSDWAAVRFTVVQAACSSILSCILAVPVARALARRRFVGRGVLVTLLGAPFILPVIVAVLGLLAVFGRNGWVNAGLEGLGLPTVSIYGLQGVVLAHVFFNMPLATRLLLQGWQGIPAERFRLVAQLRLSPRAVFRAVEMPMLMQVVPGALALVFVMCLTSFAVALTLGGGPRATTIELAIYQAFRFDFNLGRAALLSLVQLVLAGSIAMIALWLVPRVRVGGGLDRIMPRWDARGGAQRAGDAVVIFLAALFLMLPLLALVWRGLLGLPQMPVAVYSSAGTSIAVALASIALLLFLALPMAGWIAGRRGVGVEAVGLLGLSASPLMIGTGWFIMINPYADPFDFALPVTVLVNAMMALPFALRILVPPMRDTVAQYGRLSAMLGIRGWRLWRVLLLPRLRAQIGFAAGLTGALSMGDLGVIALFADPERVTLPLQMVRLMGAYRMDAAAGAALILLALSLGIFWICDKAGRWHAEA, encoded by the coding sequence ATGGCTCAAAGCGCTGTCGCAGTAACCGGCGCTTCAATCAGTCCAAAGTCGGGGTTCAGCGCGGCACTGATTGTGCTGTCGTTGATCCTGCTTGCACTGGCAGCTGTCGCGAGCCGTGCGGAGTTGGGGGTTGGATTGGGGCCGAGCGATTGGGCGGCTGTACGGTTCACAGTTGTGCAGGCAGCTTGCTCATCTATCCTCTCCTGCATCCTTGCAGTGCCGGTGGCGCGGGCACTTGCACGGCGACGGTTCGTCGGGCGCGGGGTGCTTGTCACACTTCTGGGCGCCCCTTTCATTTTGCCGGTAATTGTTGCTGTGCTGGGGCTTTTAGCGGTTTTTGGGCGCAATGGATGGGTAAATGCGGGGCTGGAGGGGCTGGGCCTGCCTACGGTATCAATTTATGGACTACAGGGTGTTGTACTCGCCCATGTGTTTTTCAACATGCCCCTCGCAACGCGCCTTTTGTTGCAGGGGTGGCAGGGTATTCCCGCAGAGCGGTTCCGCCTCGTAGCGCAGCTGCGGCTGTCGCCGCGTGCAGTGTTTCGGGCAGTCGAGATGCCGATGCTGATGCAGGTGGTGCCTGGGGCCTTGGCGCTCGTGTTTGTGATGTGCCTGACCAGTTTTGCTGTGGCACTGACGCTGGGGGGCGGTCCGCGGGCGACCACGATCGAACTGGCGATTTATCAGGCTTTCCGGTTTGATTTTAATTTAGGGCGAGCGGCGCTTTTGTCCCTCGTGCAGTTGGTGCTGGCGGGCAGTATCGCGATGATCGCACTCTGGCTGGTGCCAAGGGTGCGCGTCGGCGGCGGTCTGGACCGAATTATGCCGCGATGGGACGCACGTGGCGGGGCGCAGCGCGCGGGCGACGCGGTAGTCATCTTCCTCGCGGCCCTGTTTTTGATGTTACCGCTGTTGGCGCTGGTCTGGCGTGGGCTTCTGGGGCTCCCTCAGATGCCGGTCGCAGTCTACAGCTCTGCAGGGACATCGATTGCCGTGGCGCTCGCGAGCATCGCATTATTGCTTTTTCTTGCGCTGCCTATGGCGGGTTGGATTGCCGGGCGCAGGGGTGTTGGTGTGGAGGCTGTAGGCCTGTTGGGTCTGTCTGCTTCGCCGCTGATGATTGGAACGGGGTGGTTTATTATGATCAACCCTTATGCCGATCCGTTTGACTTTGCACTGCCGGTGACGGTTCTGGTCAACGCTATGATGGCATTGCCGTTTGCCTTGCGCATTCTGGTGCCGCCGATGCGCGATACAGTGGCACAATACGGGCGGCTAAGCGCGATGCTGGGTATTCGGGGTTGGCGGCTGTGGCGTGTTCTGCTGTTGCCGAGGCTGCGCGCGCAGATCGGGTTTGCTGCGGGTTTGACGGGGGCGCTCTCGATGGGAGATTTGGGAGTGATCGCTTTATTTGCGGATCCGGAGCGCGTGACACTGCCCTTGCAGATGGTGCGCCTGATGGGCGCTTACCGAATGGACGCAGCAGCAGGGGCTGCGCTTATCCTCCTTGCGCTGAGCCTAGGAATTTTTTGGATATGTGACAAAGCGGGGCGCTGGCATGCTGAGGCTTGA
- a CDS encoding DMT family transporter gives MAQNMTANRPGTAITLRLCSLFLFMVMAALIKSASETVPPPQAVFFRSVFAFPVIILWLWQQHDLRTGLIPQNFVGHVWRGIFGTTAMALTFGGLGLLPLPEVTAIGYATPMFTVLFAAVLLGERVRLFRLSAVALGLIGVLIVLAPRLSLEADAVTRTATISALMVLAASVLRALVQIHVRKLVQTEHTAAIVFYFSLTATCLSLLTYPLGELTGWSALDWITPTWQVAGLMVAAGMIGGIAQILVTSSLRFGAASMLAPFDYSSMIFASLIGWAVFGELPTVAILTGAALVIAGGVLIIWRERQLGLDRSKSKANVPPQGTPE, from the coding sequence ATGGCGCAGAACATGACAGCAAACAGGCCGGGCACGGCGATCACACTCAGGCTGTGTTCTCTTTTTTTGTTCATGGTAATGGCGGCATTGATCAAAAGCGCCTCGGAAACTGTTCCACCGCCGCAGGCCGTCTTTTTTCGCTCCGTCTTTGCTTTTCCCGTGATCATTCTGTGGCTTTGGCAACAGCATGATCTGCGTACCGGTCTGATCCCCCAGAACTTCGTGGGCCATGTCTGGCGCGGCATCTTCGGCACCACGGCCATGGCGCTTACCTTTGGCGGCCTTGGCCTGCTGCCCCTGCCCGAAGTGACGGCAATCGGCTATGCCACACCGATGTTTACCGTCCTGTTTGCTGCAGTACTGCTGGGCGAGCGAGTGCGTCTATTTCGATTGTCCGCAGTGGCTTTGGGGCTGATCGGCGTGTTGATTGTGCTGGCACCGCGCCTTTCACTCGAGGCGGATGCGGTTACACGCACGGCCACTATAAGCGCCTTGATGGTGCTGGCCGCATCTGTGTTGCGTGCATTGGTACAGATCCATGTGCGAAAGCTGGTCCAGACCGAACACACGGCTGCCATCGTGTTTTACTTTTCACTGACTGCCACCTGCCTTTCGTTGCTCACCTATCCTCTGGGCGAGTTGACCGGCTGGAGCGCCCTCGACTGGATCACACCGACATGGCAGGTCGCGGGTTTAATGGTCGCGGCGGGCATGATCGGCGGGATTGCCCAGATTCTCGTTACGTCCTCGCTGCGCTTCGGCGCAGCCTCCATGCTCGCGCCTTTCGACTATTCCTCGATGATTTTTGCCAGCCTCATCGGATGGGCCGTATTTGGAGAACTGCCCACCGTGGCCATCCTTACTGGTGCCGCACTGGTGATCGCGGGCGGCGTGTTGATTATATGGCGCGAGCGCCAGTTGGGACTGGACAGAAGCAAATCAAAGGCCAATGTGCCCCCGCAAGGAACCCCGGAATAA
- a CDS encoding 6,7-dimethyl-8-ribityllumazine synthase gives MSDTPARFAFVKAQWHADIVDRAYDGFAEGVPNEQVDVFDVPGAFEMPLKAQQLAKSGKYDAIICAAFVVDGGIYRHDFVAAAVVDGLMRVGLDTGVPVLSVSLTPHHYQETDHHNTIYRAHFVEKGREAARAALAITART, from the coding sequence ATGTCAGACACCCCCGCCCGCTTCGCTTTTGTAAAAGCACAGTGGCACGCCGACATTGTCGACCGTGCCTATGATGGTTTCGCCGAGGGCGTGCCAAACGAACAGGTTGATGTCTTTGACGTTCCGGGCGCATTTGAGATGCCGCTCAAGGCTCAACAACTGGCCAAATCTGGCAAATATGACGCCATAATTTGCGCCGCTTTCGTGGTTGACGGCGGCATCTACCGCCATGATTTTGTTGCCGCGGCGGTGGTCGACGGCCTCATGCGGGTCGGCCTCGATACTGGCGTACCCGTCCTGTCTGTCTCGCTTACACCGCATCACTACCAAGAAACAGATCACCACAATACGATCTATCGTGCGCATTTTGTAGAAAAAGGACGTGAAGCCGCGCGCGCCGCTCTGGCGATAACCGCCCGAACCTAG
- the thiB gene encoding thiamine ABC transporter substrate binding subunit — protein MKYLTFATATLAATAALAETPELVVYTYDSFVSEWGPGPAIEKAFEETCGCDLKLVGLGDGAALLARLKLEGERSDADVVMGLDTSLIAAAKETGLFAETAVEAEYTLPIAWADPVFAAYDWGYFAFVHNKDLIPPANFTALGESDLKIVIQDPRSSTPGLGLLMWVKAAYGDDAPAIWDGLADNVVTVTKGWSEAYGLFLEGEADMVLSYTTSPAYHLIAEQDDGKAAAAFDEGHYMQIEVAGKLAGTDQPELADLFLNFMVGEAAQTILPTTNWMYPAVTPAGGLPEGFETLIVPAKALLTPVDEVPAVREEALAEWLKALSQ, from the coding sequence ATGAAGTATCTCACGTTTGCGACTGCAACACTGGCGGCGACCGCTGCATTGGCGGAGACGCCCGAACTAGTTGTCTATACCTATGACAGTTTTGTGAGCGAATGGGGGCCAGGTCCTGCAATCGAAAAAGCTTTTGAAGAGACCTGCGGCTGCGATCTCAAGCTTGTCGGTCTCGGGGACGGGGCCGCACTTTTGGCTCGGCTTAAGCTGGAAGGGGAGCGCTCTGATGCGGATGTGGTGATGGGTCTTGATACTTCCCTGATCGCGGCGGCAAAAGAAACAGGTCTGTTTGCAGAGACTGCGGTAGAGGCGGAATATACACTTCCCATTGCGTGGGCGGACCCTGTTTTTGCTGCATATGACTGGGGCTATTTCGCGTTTGTCCACAACAAGGATCTGATCCCGCCTGCGAATTTCACAGCGCTGGGTGAAAGTGATCTGAAGATCGTTATTCAGGATCCGCGGTCCTCGACACCCGGTCTGGGTCTGCTGATGTGGGTGAAAGCAGCGTATGGCGATGATGCGCCGGCAATCTGGGACGGTCTGGCCGACAATGTCGTAACCGTGACAAAAGGCTGGTCGGAAGCTTACGGCCTGTTTCTGGAGGGCGAGGCCGATATGGTTCTGAGCTATACAACCTCACCTGCCTACCACCTGATTGCGGAACAAGATGACGGCAAAGCGGCAGCGGCATTTGACGAAGGTCATTACATGCAAATCGAAGTTGCGGGCAAACTGGCGGGAACGGACCAGCCCGAGCTAGCCGATTTGTTTCTGAACTTTATGGTCGGTGAGGCGGCTCAAACGATTTTGCCGACAACGAACTGGATGTATCCCGCTGTGACACCTGCGGGAGGGCTTCCCGAAGGGTTTGAAACGTTGATTGTTCCGGCAAAAGCGTTGCTGACGCCAGTCGACGAAGTGCCTGCAGTGCGTGAGGAGGCTTTGGCCGAATGGCTCAAAGCGCTGTCGCAGTAA
- a CDS encoding branched-chain amino acid aminotransferase, producing the protein MAGGYDDRDGHIWMDGKLVPWRDANVHILTHAMHYASSVFEGERAYNGKIFKSREHSERLKRSAEMIDFTIPYTIDEIEAAKAEVLEASGLKDAYVRAIAWRGAGEDMGVASSRNPVRMAIAVWEWGAYYGDAKMKGAKLDISKWKRPSPETIPCHAKAAGLYMICTMSKHAAEAKGCSDAMMYDHRGYVAEATGANIFFVKDGEVHTPDPECFLNGITRQTVIGMLRDRGISVHERHIMPEELAGFEECWLTGTAAEVTPVGQIGEYTFKVGALTRDIAESYEKLVRA; encoded by the coding sequence ATGGCTGGTGGATATGATGATCGAGACGGGCACATCTGGATGGATGGCAAATTGGTGCCGTGGCGCGACGCCAATGTACACATCCTGACGCATGCGATGCATTATGCCTCGTCGGTATTCGAGGGGGAACGAGCATACAACGGAAAGATTTTCAAAAGTCGGGAGCATTCGGAGCGGCTCAAGCGCTCTGCCGAAATGATTGATTTTACTATCCCCTACACCATCGACGAAATAGAGGCTGCCAAGGCCGAGGTGCTGGAAGCCTCCGGTCTTAAGGATGCATATGTGCGCGCAATCGCGTGGCGCGGTGCGGGTGAAGATATGGGCGTGGCCTCTTCGCGTAATCCGGTCCGCATGGCCATCGCCGTATGGGAGTGGGGCGCGTATTACGGGGACGCAAAGATGAAGGGCGCCAAGCTCGACATCTCGAAATGGAAGCGTCCCTCGCCCGAAACGATCCCCTGTCACGCCAAGGCGGCGGGTTTATACATGATCTGCACTATGTCCAAGCATGCGGCTGAGGCAAAGGGATGCTCTGACGCAATGATGTATGATCACCGCGGTTATGTGGCCGAAGCAACCGGGGCAAACATCTTTTTCGTCAAGGATGGTGAGGTGCACACACCTGACCCCGAGTGTTTTCTTAATGGCATCACACGGCAGACCGTTATCGGAATGCTGCGCGATCGCGGTATCAGCGTTCACGAACGGCATATCATGCCAGAAGAGCTGGCGGGCTTCGAGGAATGCTGGCTCACCGGAACTGCGGCCGAAGTCACACCTGTAGGCCAGATTGGCGAATACACTTTCAAAGTGGGTGCTCTGACGCGCGACATCGCAGAGAGCTATGAAAAGCTTGTGCGCGCCTGA